Below is a window of Ignavibacteriales bacterium DNA.
TGCTGCTTTCATTTCACCAAGCTTAACAGGAAGTTGATCGATTGTAATTACATCTTTTCCCGCAAACACTTCACCGGCAGTTGTTAAAGTAACAACCATCAATGATTGCTGTGATTTTTCATTCATTTTTGAACCGGGTAATTTTACTTTTACTCCTGTTTGAATAACAAATTGCGATGTAAGTAAAAAGAAAATCAATAACAGCATCACAATGTCAGTCAAAGAAGAATAAGAGAAAATACTCAATGGCTCTTTGGATAATTTAAATTTCATAGTGTAACCTATAATTCCATTTCAATTTCGTCATCAATTTCTACTTCATCTTTTCCACCATCTTGAATAACATCAATAACATCATTTGCAACTGTTTCCATTTCACCAACTAATTTTTTAACAGCGCTTAAAAAATAATTGTATAGAGCTAAAGCTGGAATACCAATAATTAAACCAAATGCAGTTGTAATTAATGCTTCCCAAATTCCACCTGCAAGATCACTTGGATTTGCCGCACCCGCTAAATCTTGAATCGTCATAAAGGCTTGAATCATTCCTGTTACCGTCCCAAGAAATCCTAACAAAGGGGCAATACCTGCAACTGAAGCGAGAACAGATAAACCTTTTTCTAACTTGCTGACTTCCTGGCTGCCTGCGTTCTCAATTGCATCTTTAACCCGGTCGTGTCCGTATTTATATTTTTTTAATCCTTTACGAACGATGTTTGCAACCGGAGATTTTTCCTGCATACAATAACTTATCGCACCGGAAATATCTTTCTTTTTTATAAATCCTCGTATCCTAACCATAAAAGCGGGCACATTAATTTTTGCTTTTCGCAGCATTATAAACCGGTCGATAGAAACAGCAAGCCCAACAATAGAGCTGGCAAGTATCAACCACATTATAAATCCGCCTTTTAAGAATATATCTAATAAGTTCATATCTATCCTTTAATGAATTAATTATCTAATGTTTTTATCTATAAAACTTTGAGCTTCTTCTTTAGTAGAAAAATTTCCAACTCGCACTCTATACCATTTACCACGATTTGGAATTTCAGCAACTTCTACAAATGCATTGTAACCTTTATTCCTGAATTTTCCCGCTTCATTTTCTGAGATAGAACTTGCGCGAAATGAAGCGACTTGCACAACATAATTATTTCCGTACTTAAAAATATTATTCCCAACATTTAATCCATTACCTGTTAGCGTTATATTTTTATCAAGTTTTTCTGTTTCAGTAATTGGTGGTTTTACATTTTCTTTATTTATTGATTTCAATTCTGTTTTTTTCTCATCTAATTTTTTATCTATTGTTTTTTCAGAATTGATAATAGACTCATCTGTTTTGGGAGGTAAAGATTCTGAGATTGTCGTTTCATTTACTTTTGGCAGATAAGGATAAGTTACAGGGATACTAAAATCTCTTTCTATAAAATTCGCATTTTCAGATTTTAAAACAATTTGTTTAACTTTTGGCGTAACATCACCTTTTTTGTAAAAGTCCAAGTACCAATAAAGTGCCAACGATAACCCAATAACCAGTAGTGGAAATACAATAAACGGAACTAAATTTTTCTTTTTAGTTGGCTCAAAATATTCCGCTTTTTGTTCAGTAGCAGGTTCCAATACAATATCGTCTTCAACACTTTCTTCTGAATTATTTTCATCCATCGATATTTTCTGATTTTCTTTTTTTGATTCGGAGTTAATTTCTTCATCCGCGATAACAGAATTTAAAATATTTTCATCAATTATTTCTATATTATTTCCTTTAGTAGAATCATTTTCAAGTTCAAGTGTATCAGAGGGATTGAATTTCAGATCAGTTTTCTCTTCAACAATACCTTCATCAACTTCTTCTATACCCGGTTTATAAGGCTCAAAATATTTTGATGTAGTTTTCCAGAATTCTTCATCAGATTTATCATCCCCTAAAGAAATTATATTAGTAGTTTCAGATTTTATTTCAATAATGGTTTGATCAGCAACTGATTCACTTACAATTTCATCCATCTGTTCATCAAATTTTTCAAGAATATTTTCTTCAAGAATTTCTTCTTTAAATACTTCTTGGGGTTCGTTTTCACTTTCTAATAACTCATTCAACTTT
It encodes the following:
- a CDS encoding MotA/TolQ/ExbB proton channel family protein, with the translated sequence MNLLDIFLKGGFIMWLILASSIVGLAVSIDRFIMLRKAKINVPAFMVRIRGFIKKKDISGAISYCMQEKSPVANIVRKGLKKYKYGHDRVKDAIENAGSQEVSKLEKGLSVLASVAGIAPLLGFLGTVTGMIQAFMTIQDLAGAANPSDLAGGIWEALITTAFGLIIGIPALALYNYFLSAVKKLVGEMETVANDVIDVIQDGGKDEVEIDDEIEMEL
- a CDS encoding biopolymer transporter ExbD codes for the protein MKFKLSKEPLSIFSYSSLTDIVMLLLIFFLLTSQFVIQTGVKVKLPGSKMNEKSQQSLMVVTLTTAGEVFAGKDVITIDQLPVKLGEMKAATSEDNLIIRADKTVAIDLVIKVIDAAKISNIEKFTIETEKEKL
- a CDS encoding SPOR domain-containing protein — protein: MTKAELIKKVAKNVGVPDTDAKIFFELFLKRISAVVEIGQSIFVKDFGYFHLIKGSIKKPVFSFKDNEVSEEAVELILFSEEKDLRKSDTKGIVFNIPSFDEEDYHPIDSTFSLSIGKPLIPLRGVPFDNIYIPTSGYEYRRLIESKVEKIIAASEIAESVENFPTLVIDARSYNSNQVQLLWDEKTELGTSEVLVSNYESATTTKPELSEYEKQSKELKNIAWDFGEDLSKQIEAESILDIADERINMDLNSKPIEKTIVIEKQEPDIVLENTQSEHENLIPDKDLTEIDQFVEEIHVDESSEKLNELLESENEPQEVFKEEILEENILEKFDEQMDEIVSESVADQTIIEIKSETTNIISLGDDKSDEEFWKTTSKYFEPYKPGIEEVDEGIVEEKTDLKFNPSDTLELENDSTKGNNIEIIDENILNSVIADEEINSESKKENQKISMDENNSEESVEDDIVLEPATEQKAEYFEPTKKKNLVPFIVFPLLVIGLSLALYWYLDFYKKGDVTPKVKQIVLKSENANFIERDFSIPVTYPYLPKVNETTISESLPPKTDESIINSEKTIDKKLDEKKTELKSINKENVKPPITETEKLDKNITLTGNGLNVGNNIFKYGNNYVVQVASFRASSISENEAGKFRNKGYNAFVEVAEIPNRGKWYRVRVGNFSTKEEAQSFIDKNIR